The proteins below are encoded in one region of Sander lucioperca isolate FBNREF2018 unplaced genomic scaffold, SLUC_FBN_1.2 Unpl_2, whole genome shotgun sequence:
- the LOC116064068 gene encoding GTPase IMAP family member 7-like, with protein TVPGRRRTNSRDEPPYLRLVLVGKTGSGKSSSGNTILGRDTFSAAVSQSSVTRQCCKQTGEVLDRQLTIVDTPGLFDTLLPEHTVKREISKCINMSAPGPHAILLVIKVGPFTNEEEGAVRQVEEMFGQDAWKYTIILFTQDEKTGEDIERQLQEAGPELQTVLKKAGNRYHVLNNDRTNDRGQVLDLLEKVEEMVGANGGQFYSNYSYEDALEMLHRREAELREFYEEKMEEKIKSVELKYEKKLSEAVEDHQKVEKRLQSELQEVKRYYRVLESGVRHVVEQTMQTDSMEDILKFHMALKLKFTS; from the exons ACAGTTCCAGGGAGACGAAGAACAAACAGCAGGGATGAACCTCCAT ACCTGAGGCTGGTTCTTGTTGGTAAAACTGGATCAGGAAAGAGCTCCAGTGGAAACACCATACTGGGAAGAGACACCTTCAGTgcagctgtcagtcagtcctcag TGACCAGACAGTGCTGTAAGCAGACAGGCGAGGTGTTGGACCGGCAGCTGACCATCGTCGACACTCCCGGACTCTTTGACACTTTGttacctgaacacaccgtgaagAGAGAGATCTCCAAATGCATCAACATGTCGGCCCCGGGGCCCCACGCCATCCTGTTGGTCATCAAGGTGGGACCATTCACCAATGAAGAGGAAGGCGCCGTCAGGCAGGTGGAGGAGATGTTTGGACAGGACGCCTGGAAGTACACAATCATCCTCTTCACCCAGGACGAGAAAACTGGCGAGGACATCGAGCGCCAGCTGCAGGAGGCTGGACCAGAGCTGCAGACGGTCCTGAAGAAGGCAGGAAACAGATACCACGTCCTCAACAATGACAGGACCAACGATCGGGGACAGGTCCTGGATCTGTTAGAGAAGGTGGAGGAGATGGTTGGTGCCAACGGAGGACAGTTCTACTCCAACTACTCCTACGAAGACGCATTAGAGATGCTGCATCGGAGAGAGGCCGAACTCAGAGAGTTCTACGAGgagaaaatggaggaaaagaTCAAATCTGTGGAGTTAAAGTACGAGAAGAAGCTGAGTGAAGCTGTAGAGGATCACCAAAAGGTGGAGAAGCGACTGCAGTCAGAGCTGCAGGAGGTGAAGAGGTATTATCGTGTTTTAGAGAGCGGAGTCCGTCATGTTGTGGAGCAGACGATGCAGACTGACTCCATGGAAGACATCCTCAAGTTTCACATGGCCCTAAAACTGAAGTTCACCTCTTAA